The window CGGGAGTTTTCCCCCACGCCCCCCACAGAGAGACAAACGGCGCGCTGGATATGAGCCGTCTTTTGGCTGAAGACGATTCGTGAGAAATCTCACGGGCCGGAACGGGTTTTGTCGGAGGGGCTGGAGCAGACGGCCCGTTACGCCGACCTGTCCAACGCCTCCGAGGCCCATCTGGTCGTATGCGACCAGCGCCCCGATCGCTCCTGGGAGGAAAAAATCTACGACCACCTCGATCGCTTCAACGACAGAGCGATTCACGTCTGGGGCATGTAAATGTAAAAAGGCGCAACCCTTTTAAGTGGCGTGTAATACCAATTTGCTTTCAATCGAGTGTTAATGAAGAAGCTAATGTTTGAATATCATTGCTTTTAGCTATTTTTATACCGCGTCGGGCCTCACGTCTTTGACGTTGGGGAGGAAAACCGCCAACAGGCCCAGAAGCGGCAGATACGCGCAGATGTGGTAGACCATCTCCACGCCGTAAACGTCCGCCGTTCGCCCCAGAACGGCCGCGCCGATCCCCGCCATGCCGAAGGATACCCCGAAGAACAGCCCCGACACGGTTCCCACGTGGCCCGGAACAAGCTCCTGAGCGAAAACGACGATGGCCGCGAAAGCCGAGGACAGAATGAATCCGATCACGAAGATCATCACGGTGGTCCAGGCCAGATCCAGATACGGCAGAGCCAGAGTGAAGGGCGCGGCCCCCAGAATGGAGAACCAGATCACGTACCGCCGGCCGAAGCGATCTCCCAGCGGGCCTCCCAGCAGGGTCCCCGCCGACATGGCGAACATGAACAGGAACAGACGCACCTGAGCCGCCTCCACGCTGATGCCGAACCGTTGTTTCAGGTAGAAAATGAGATAGTTGTTGATGCTGGCGATGTAGAAGTATTTCGAGAAGATCAGGAGCAGCAGAATGGAGAAGACGCGGAGAATCGTTTTTCGAGGGACGGGATTGGCATGAACCTCCGCTGCGCGGGCCTTCGCTCCGTGAATCTCCTTCGCCTCCCAGCTGCCGATCCAGAGCAGGAGAACCATGGCCGTCAGAGGAAGCACGGAGAGCCAGGACAGGCTGTACTGGCCCCGTGGCATGATGATGGCCGCCGCCAGAAGAGGTCCGCAGGCCTGACCGGCGTGGCCCCCCACCTGAAAAATGGACTGGGCGAAGCCGAACCGCGCCCCCGCCGCCATGCGCGCCACCCGGGAGGACTCGGGATGAAAAACCGAGGACCCCGTCCCCATGATGCAGGCCCCCAGAATGAGCCAGGCGTAAGCCGGCGCGGCGGAAATCGTCAAAATTCCCGACAGAGTGAGACACATGCCCAGGGCCAGAGAGCGGGGCATGGGGTGCCGGTCGGTGAAACGCCCGATCAGGGGCTGGAGCAGAGATCCCGTAATCTGGTAGGTGGTGGAGATCAGGCCCAGTTCGGTGAAGGTCAGGGAAAACTGCTGCATCAGCAGGGGGTAAATGGGAACCAGCAGCGACTGAGTGGCGTCGTTCAGAAAATGAGACAGGCTGATGACGGTCAGGACCGGAAAATTCATCGCTTTGACGGGTGCGGCGAGGTTGCTTTTTCCTGTTTCCGGGGCAGTACAAGAATTCGTTTCCATAATTTCAATTTCCGCCTTTTCAAAAATTTTTGTATCCAACCCTTTGTGCTGCGCTCATGCCAACTCAGGTATCAGCACAGAAGCCAATGTTTAAAGACCGTCGCTTTCATCTGTATCCAGCTCTGAGTCTTTGATTTCGGACAAGCATTAACTGCTTCTCATTGTACCACCGATTTTTTTCCGACTTCCGCGTCAGTGGAGCAGAAAATATTGCAGGGTCAGTTGAAAAAGTAACTGCTTTTTTGCATAATTTATAATAATTGCCACTTATTTGCAGGACTGCTGTTATTTTTCAATTAATATTATCTAAAATAAACCAGTATTTTTATAAAAATAATGCTTGACAATAAAATATCCATGCAGTAGTATTTTTTAAAATTAATTTTATTATTTAATATCCAAATAAAAAATATCCAAAATAAAATATGAAAAATACCGTAAATCCCTGGCGCGCCTGAGAGGATTGGGAGAGGCTGTTTGTTCGGTTTGAGATGCTGTCCCGGCGCTTTTTTGGCGGATCTTTATATCCTTTGAATGGAGGAGGTAGTTACAGTGAAGGTAATGAAGTGTATTGTGGTTTTTGTGATTCTGGCGCTGCTCGCGGTTCCGGCGGCGGCGAAGGACAGGCTGGTGGTGATCGAGGAGTACGACCCCACGACACTGGATCCTATCGGCCACGACGATCTCCCCACTTCCCGGGCCTGCCATGAAATTTACGATACGCTGATCTTCGTGGACGACAGCTCCAACGTCACGCCGGGGCTCGCTGAGAAGTGGGAGTATCTCTCCCCGACGGAGCTCAAATTTTATCTTCGCAAAGGCGTGAAATTTCATAACGGCGACGAGATGAAAGCGAGCGACGTCCGTTTTTCCTTCCTGCGGGCCACTACCGAGGAAGGGGCAAAAATCCGGAACTACGCCCAGAACGTCAAGGATGTGAAGGTTCTTGACGATTATACTGTGGTCATGGAGCTGAAGGATCAGGATTCCTATTTCTTCGCCTCTCTCGCCCACGGCTGGGCCTCTGTTACGAGCGAAAAAGCCGTGAAGGCGGCGGGAGATTCCTACGGCATGCACCCCGTAGGGACCGGGCCTTTCAAGTTCGTGAGCTGGCAGAAGGGCCACAAATACGTGCTGGAGCGTTTCGATGATTTCTGGGGGCCGAAGCCCAAATACAAATACCTTGAGGTCCGCGCCGTCCCCGAACCCACCAGCCGCACCATCGCCCTTGAAACCGGCGAGGCGGACCTTGTGTACCCAATTCCCCCGAACGATGTAAAGCGCGTCAGTGAGAACAAGGATCTCGTGCTCATTCGATACCCGTCGAACACCGTCATTTACATGGGCTTCAACATGACGAAACCCCCTCTGACCGACATTCGCGTCCGTCACGCGATCTCCGCGGCCATTGACGTCGTGGCTATTCAGGCGGCGGTCTTCAGGGGCATCGGCTCGGCCCCCACCACTATAACTCCCCCGGGAATCCGATACTCGCTCAACGACAAACTTCTCCCTCACAAACAGGACGTCGAACTGGCCAAAAAGCTCCTCGCGGAGGCCGGCGTGAAAGATTTGAAGCTGGAAATCTGGAGCAACGAGAACAAACAGCGCGTGGACTGCGCCACCATCGTCCAGGCCCAGCTCGAAGAGATCGGCATCAAGTCCGAAATTCGGGTGCTGGAATGGGGCACGTATTTGAATGGCCTCATGGAAAAGAAACACGACCTTTTCTTCCTGGGCACGATCGCGCAGGTGGCGCATCCCAACCAGCCGATTTCCAATCTTCTGGAATCAACCTCCGGAGGGGGCAACTATACCTTTACCCGCGACGCAAAGATCGACGAGCTGCTGCATAAGGGACGCGCCACGCCTATCGACGAGGCCGGGGAGATTTACGTCGAACTGCAGGAGTACATCAACGAGCTGACCCCAATGATCTACTTTCAGGTCAACGAGTTCATCGGCGGGGCGCAGAAAAACGTGAAAGGCTTCGACCCCCGCGCGACGGGGTTCAACTCCTACCGCAAAGTTTATTTTGAATAATAACGCGTCTAAAAGTTCGTAAAAGAACCGGATTTAGAGGAACAGGCGTCAAAAAGAGAGTCGCCGTCAGATACGGCCCAGGCTCCTGGATTTATAGCGTTGAGATTATTGTGCATTCTTCTCAATTCAGCCACGCAAATGTGCTATGATGAAGACGTTATAATTTTCAGGAGCTTCAATATTATTATAGGATTTTATTATGCGACTCCGCGCGCAGCGAAAATATGTGAAAGAGGTAATACGCCATGTTCAGCCAGTGTGACAGTTACTATGAGCGCATCGTTGCTCATCGCAGATATCTTCATGAGCATCCGGAGGTGTCGTATAAAGAGTTTGAGACACAAAAATACATTATTTCGACGCTTGAAGAAATCGGCGTTCCATACAAAACCTTTGAGGGCAACTGCGCCGTCCTGGCCATTGTAAAAGGCCACGCTCCCGGCAAAACCCTTGCGTTCAGGGCCGATATTGACGCGCTCGCAATCACTGAAGAAAACACGTTTTCCTATCGCTCAAAAAACGAAGGGGCAATGCACGCATGCGGGCACGACGGTCACACCGCGGTTCTGCTCGCTTTTGGCGAGCTTCTGAACAAGAATAAAGATAAATTTGGCGGAGAGGTTCGGTTGATTTTTCAGCACGCTGAGGAAGTGGGGCCGGGTGGCGCCGTTGAATTGATAAAGGCGGGCGTTTTGGACGGGGTCGATATTATTTATGGCGCGCATACGAACGTGGTGGTGCTTGACGCCGGTCAGGCCGGTTACGTCGAAGGCCCCCCCTATGCGGCGGCCGATAAATTTGAACTGGAGTTTGTGGGAAAGGGAGGCCCCGCCAATCGGCCTCATCTGACGGAAGATCCCATACTCGCCGCTTCCCACGCTGTGGTGTCGCTTCAAAGTATCGTCGCTCGCAACATCGATCCGCTCGAAAGCGCCGTGGTAAGCGTCTGTGTATTCAACTCGGGTTCGCTGACCAATGTTTTCCCGACCTCAGCCAAACTCAGGGGTACGATCAGAACTTTTGACGAAAATATCCGCCAGTTCATCAAAAAGCGCGTGGGCGAAGTCGCCAAAGCCTCAAGCGATATGCACGGCACAGAGCTTCGATACACCCACCTGCAGGGTTATCCCGTCCTTGTCAACAACGCCGACGTCGTCAGACAGGTAAAGGAAAAAGCGCAGGAAAATGGGATTGAAATGGTAAAAATGGAAAAATCTCTTGGGGCAGAAGATTTTGCCTATTATGCTCAAAAAGTGCCGGCAGGATACTTTTTCATGGGTTGTAAAACAGAAAATCAAATGCCGGAGCACAGTCCAAAACATGATATTGACGAGCGGGGGCTGCTGACAGGCCTGAAGCTGTTTGTATCCTGCCTGCAATGTCATTGTAAATAATTGGACCGGAGTCTTTTGGCCTTCTTCACAATGAAGCGTGGAGCAGGTTATAATGCCATATATTATCGTTCGCGGACAGAGTTCGTTCGAGTGAAAACACGACGGGTGTACAGGTGTATGTTAGATGCGAATCATTGAATCGGCGAGAAAACATGGCGTATTGGATGACGATATCAAATATGTGTACGAGACGGCGACAAAAACCATTATTTTGCGGGATAACCCGACAAAGATAATGATTTTTGGTTTTGACAGGGTCGGCAGATGTCTTGAGGTAGGATATATTATTGATGATGAAGGCGAAGATGTCGTGATTCACGCGATGAAAATAAGACGATCTTACATAAAATATATGAATGAACAGTGAGGAAGAATCCAATGGCGGAATTGGGAACGTATCAGGGGCGTCCGATGACGCCGGACCTTGTCGAAGAACTCTCGGCGGAATTTGAGCGGGATTGGGACGAATCCGAGGTTATCGTCGCGTCAACGTCCCGCGGTAAAGCGTTGCGGGCGCTGCAGGCGCTGGAGCTTCCCATTGAGCAGATCGAGGCCCTTGAATGCCGTGCCCGACACGAACAGAAGTCGCTTACGTCTTATTTGCGGTCAATTCTGCAGAACGAACTCGTGGTTTAAGAGCAACAGAAAACAGGGCGGCCGGATAAACGCAGGCAAAGGCCGCCTCTGCTTTGGATTTTAACCTGCGCCTGAGGGCAATTTTCCCCTCTTTCTCCGTTGTCCTGTCAAACGGGATTGACGGAATTGTGCGATTCGCTCACAGCCATATCGCGTCGGCCTTTTTTCTAGGAGCCGTGCGCAGGTACTCCACGGACGGGTAGCCGACCAGCATACTTGCCGCCAGAGGCTTTTCCGCCAGTTGAAGCCATTTTTTAGCGTCCGGACTGAGCCGCGTGGACCTGACCAGAAAGCCGTTGTACAGGACGCCCAGTCCCTGCGTTCCCGCGATGAGTTCCATGTTTTGCGCGGCCAGTCCGGCGTCCCATACGTTGTTTGAAGCGATGTAGAGCACGGCGGGCGCGTTGCGAAACAGGTAGTCGATTCCTTTTTCCTGACGCAGCTTCACCAGGCGCTGTAAGGGCTTCGCTTCTTCCACGCCGGAAGCGACGGCGCTTTCGACGTCTTTCCAGACCATGCGTTTCAGGGAGGCAAGCCCCTCCTGCACGACGATGAACCGGCAGCCCTGACTGTTGACCGCCGTGGCCGTATAGCGTCCGGCCTGAATGAGGGTTTCCAGCGTTTCCGGCCTGATTTTCCTGTCCAGATAATGGCGGATGCTGCGCCTCGACCGGATGGCGTCAAACAGGGCGGACGTCGAAAGGGTGGAATCCATATCCCTGAGTTCCCGAACGTCGTCCATGTCGTATTCCGGAATGGAAACCGCCTTCGTGGGGCAGATGGCAACACAGTGGCCGCAGTGGAGGCACTCGCCGGAATACACCGCCCTGTTATTTTTCAGGCTCAGAGTCATATAAACACAGTCTGCTGCACATTTCCCGCAGCCTATACAGACTTTTTCGTCAATGGAAACCATCTTGCCCTCCTTTATTTTTTCTCCTTTATTTTCCTTTTATTTTTTACCCTGCGTTCCAATTTTTATTTTCCTCCCGGGGGCAGAAAAGCGCCTCCGGGCCTTCTTCGGGCGAACTTTGCCTCAGAGAAAATTGCAGTCAATATTGTCTGATTGTTTGTTTGTACAAATGAGATTTTAGTGAGTAAAAGACGAATGTCAACGATTTTGTATATCTTTTATATCATGCATTCAATAATTAATATTTAAGGAAAAATATTATGAAAAATGTGAAAAAGTCTGGATTGAGTGAAACTAGTTATATAATAAAAAAGCTTTTGCGCAAAGTTATAGGAATATATTTTTATATTAATGCGATAAAGGGGGGTTGCGTATTGACTACGCAATATCTTCGGGGAGCCACCATCCTCACCGGGACGGGCGAGCGTCTGGAAAACGGCCTGGTGGTGCTGGAGGGGGCTAAAATCGCGGAGGTTTCGAGAGCTTCGGAGGTCTCCCCTCCCGCGGGGGCGGAGGTTTTCGACCTGCGGGGCGCCTTTGTGACGCCGGGGCTGATCGACGCCCACACCCACGTGGGAACCTGCTGCGAGGGCTTCCCGGCGGACATGGACGACACCAACGACATGGTGGAGCCCGTAGTTCCGCAGCTTCGCGTGCTGGACGCGATTTACCCGGACGACACGGGCTTTATGGACGCGCTGGCGGGAGGCGTCACCTGCGTTCAGACCCTGCCGGGGAGCGGCAACGTCATCGGCGGACAGGGGGCCATCGTCAAGACCAAACCTGACATTGTGGAGCGCATGGTGGTGGAAGCTCCTTCCGCCATGAAGGCGGCTCTGGGAGAAAATCCCACACGGGTCTACAGCGAGAAGGGCAAACTGCCCAACACCCGCATGGGAAGCGCCTGGCTCATGAGGGACGCCTTCGTGAGGGCCCGGTACTATCGCGAAAAACTGAAGGCCGCCGAGGCCAAGGGCGAGCCTCTGGAGCGGAATCTGGCGCTGGAGGCCCTGCTTCCCGTGCTGGACGGCAAACTGACGTACCGCGTCCACTGCCACCGCTCGGACGACATTCAGACCGCCATCCGGGTGGCGGAGGAGTTCGGCCTGCGCTACACGCTGGAGCACTGCACCGAAGGCCACCTGATCGCGTCCTGGCTTGCGGAGAAAAAGGCTTACGCGGCGGTGGGGCCCACCCTGACCGCCCGGTCGAAAATCGAGCTGCGCAATAAAACCTGGGACACGCCTCGTTTGCTGGAAGAGGCGGGCGTGCATTTCTGCATCATCACGGATCATCCGGTGGTTCCCATCGAGCATCTCAGCGTCTGCGCCGCCCTGGCCGTTCGCGGGGGCCTGTCTCCGGAAGCGGCTCTGGCGGCCGTGACGATCCGCGCGGCGGAACACCTGGGCATCGAGCGGCGCCTGGGTTCTCTGGAGAAGGGGAAGGACGCCGACCTGGCGGTCTGGAACGGCGAGCCCCTCGACGCCCGGTCGAAGGTGGTAAAAACCTTTGTGAACGGCGCTCTCGTTTACGAGAGTCGATAAAACGCCGATAAAGCGACGAAAGGGGGTGAGGGCCGGATTTTAGCGGAGTATATTGCGGTTCTCGGTGAGTTCTGACAACCCTGACTTTCAGGGTCAACAATGAACAGGAGGGAATTACAATGAAGGCAATGAAGTTCGTTTTTGCGCTTGTGCTTTTGCTCGTGGTCGCGGCCCCCGCGGGAGCGGCGGCGAAGGATACGCTGATCGTGATCGACCAGTACGACGCCACCACAATGGACCCCATCAAACACAACGACGTCCCCAGCTCCAGGGCCTGCGGCGCGGTTTACGACACGCTGATCTTCCTGGACGACGAGGGCAACGTCACGCCGGGTCTGGCGGAAAAGTGGGAAACCATCTCCCCCACGGAGCTGAAGTTCTACCTCCGGAAGGGCGTGAAGTTCCACAACGGCGAGGATATGAAGGCCGCCGACGTGCGTTTCTCCCTCATGCGAGCCACCACCGACGAGGGCGCGAACATTCGGGTGTACTCCCAGAACCTGAAGGACGTGAAGATTATTGACGACCACACGGTGGTACTGGAGCTGAAGGAGCCGGACTACTACTTCTTCGCCTCTCTGGCCCACTGCTGGGGCTCCATCGTCAACGAAAAGGCCCTGAAGGCCGCCGGGGACTCCTACGGCATGAACCCCGTGGGGACCGGTCCCTTCAAGTTCGTGAGCTGGCAGAAGAGCAACAAGTACGTCATGGAGCGTTTCGAGGATTTCTGGGGCCCCAAGCCGAAGTTCAAGACCCTTGAGGTCCGCTCCGTGCCGGAACCCACCAGCCGTACCATCGCTCTGGAGACCGGCGACGCGGACATCGCCTACCCCATCGTTCACAACGACCTGAAGCGCGTGCAGGAGAACGAGAGACTCGTGCTGCTCCGGAGACCTCAGAACTCCACCACCTACATGGGCTTCAACATGACGAAGCCGCCCTTCACCGACATTCGCGTCCGTCACGCCATCTCCGCGGCTCTGGACGTGGTGGCCATTCAGGCCGCGTCCTACCGAGGCGTGGGTCGGGTTCCCACCTCCCTGATCCCCTCGGCGATCAAGCATTCTCTGAACGACAAGCTGCCCATGCACAAACAGGACGTGGAGCTGGCCAAAAAGCTTCTGGCCGAGGCCGGCGTCAAGGATTTGAAGCTGGAAATCTGGAGCAACGAGCGCAAAGAGCGGGTGGACAGCGCCACCATCGTTCAGGCCCAGCTGGAGGAGATCGGCATCAAGTCCGAAATCCGCGTGCTGGAGTGGGGCGCGTACCTGAACGGCCTCATGGAGAAGAAGCACGACCTCTTCTTCCTGGGCTGGGTCACCTCGGTTCCTCATCCCAACGGACCGGTCTCCGGCCTTCTGGAGGCTGGTTCCGGAAGCAACTACACCTTCACCAACGACCCGAAGATCAACGAGCTGCTGAAGAAGGGCCGCGCCACGCCTCTGGACGACGCCGAGAAGATCTACGTGGAGCTTCAGGAGTACATCAACGAGCTGACGCCCATGATCTACTTCCACAACGACGAGTCCATCGCCGGCACCCAGAAAAACGTGAAGGGCTTCGTTCCCCGGGCCACGGAAATTCACTCCTTCCGTGAGGTGTATTTCGAGTAATCTGCAAAAAAAAGACTGGAAAAAAGAGTTTATGGAGAGCTTGAAGAGAGTGTATTAACGAGAGCTTGAGAAGAGAGTAAACTCTGACAGTCTAAAGTGTCAACCTGATTTATTATATTTAGTTTTTATGCAAACGCGGTATTTATTTAAATTCAGCAAAAATATCTGCTGAAATACGGAGTTCAAATCCGTATAATGAAGTAAAATGGGAGCGCAGACCCCGTTTATCCGGACAACGCCGGTCCTTTCCGGGTTGCGGGTTCTGCGCCCTTTGCAGCGAGGGCAACTGGCAGTGTCAGGAGTGGATAAGCAGTGAAGAGATCGATATTTGTAATTTTCGGGCTATTGCTGGCCGCGGCGTTCCTGTCGGGGGTGACGAACCTCCCGGCGTGGGGGGCGGAGAGAGAGAAGCTGACTGTGGCGGACCAGTATGACCCCACGACAATGGACCCCATCGGGCATAACGACGTTCCCAGTTCCCGCGCCTGTTATCAGATTTACGACACGCTGATTTTTCTGAATCAGGAAACCGGGCTTGCCGAGCCGGGGCTCGCCAAAAAATGGGAGTTTCTCTCCGATACGGCGTACAAGTTCTATCTGCGCAGAGGTGTGAAATTTCACAACGGAGAGGAACTGAAGGCTTCCGACGTCCGCTTCAGCATCATGCGGGCCACCACCGATTTGGGGGCGAAAATCCGGACCTACTCTCAAAACGTGAAGGACGTGGAGGTTCTGGACGACTACACCGTCGTCATTCATCTGAAGAACGTGGATTATTCGTTCTTCCCCTCTCTGGCCCATTCCTGGGGCTCCATCGTGAATCAGAAGGCCGTTGAGGCCGCGGGGGACTCCTACGGGCTGAACCCGGTGGGCACAGGGCCCTTTAAGTTCGTGAGCTGGCAGAAGAGCAACCGATACGTGCTGGAGCGATTCGACGACTACTGGGGGCCGAAGGTGAAGTACAAAACGCTGGAGGTGCGCTCCGTGCCGGAACCCACCAGCCGCACCATCGAGCTGGAGTCCGGGGGCGTGGACATCTCCTTCCCCATCGTCCACAACGACATTAAACGCGTACAGGAGCACGAAAAACTGACCCTTTTGAGAACGCCTCTGACCTCCGTGGCTTACCTGGGCTTCAACATGACGAAGGCGCCCTTCACCGACGTGCGGGTTCGCCGGGCCATTTACGCGGCTCTGGACACGGCGGGAATGCAGGCGGCCGTCCTGCGCGGCGTGGGAACGCTTCCCCGGTCCCTTGTGCCCGCGGCGATAAAATACTCCATTCATAAGGACGTGCCGGTTCACGAGCAGAACGTTGAAGAGGCGAAGAAACTGCTGGCCGAGGCCGGCGTCAAAGATTTGAAACTGGAAATCTGGACCAACGAGCGCAAGGAGCGGGTGGACATGGCGACCATCATCCAGGCCCAGCTTCAGGAGGTGGGAATTCAGGCCTCCATCAAGGTTCTGGAGTGGGGCGCGTACCTGAACGGCCTCGTGGAGAAAAAGCACGACCTGTTCATCCTGGGATGGGTTTCCACCGTTCCCGACCCCAACTTTGCCGTGGCGGGACTTCTGGAGACCGGCGCCGGATCCAACTACACCTTCACCAGCGACAAAAAGCTGGACGAGCTGCTGGTAAGGGGGCGCTCTCTTCCCGACGGCCCGGAGCGCGAGGCGATCTATAAGGAAATGCAGCTTTACATCAACGACCTGCTCCCCATGATCTATCTTTACGGGGACGAGGGCATCGTGGGCACTCAAAACTACGTGAGGGGTTTCGTCCCCAAAACCAACGAAGTCCATTCCTTCCGCGAGACCTGGTTTGAAGATGGAGAAAGCAAATAAAAGCAAATAAAGGAAAGTGAATGAACAGACTCCAATTTTTCTTTAATTCAGTTCAGGCCGGATTGAGCGGAGTTGAGTAGAGCGGAGAGGCCGGACGGCAGCTAACGGACCGGAGAGAGATTTTTAACCGTCTTCAATAAAATAAAAGGCTTCTCTGAAAAAAGATTTTGTTTTAAAATAGGCAGTATGTTTTGCATAGGCAGTATCATAAGCAGTATAATTTGGTATAAGAAGCACGTTTTGTAATGAAACCCTGCGGCAGAGAGAGCGAAAAGACTGCAAAAATCAGTTCCTCTGCCGGGGTTTTGAAATTTTCATCTTCATCCCATCGCCGTCTTCCCTGGCGGTTTTCGTTGCGCGTTATAACAAGTTACAAATTGAAGTATAAATTGAAATATGAACTAAAGTAAGAATCTTTTTGAAGAAAGAAGGTAGGATAGACGATGATTCGTTATATCATACGCCGTATCCTGTTTTTGATACCCGTTCTCATTGGAGTGGCCTTCTGCGTCTTCACCCTGCTTTATCTGACGCCGGGAGATCCGGCGCGCATGATTCTGGGTGACATGGCCACGGAAGAGGCCATTCAGGAGTTCAGGGTCAAAGAGGGACTGGACAAACCTTTCCTGCTTCAATTTGGCAATTATCTCTGGAAAGCCGTGACTCAGGGGGACATCGGGCGCTCCTACATCACAAAGCGGCCCGTGCTGCACGAGATTATGACGGCGTTTCCGGCGACGCTCCGACTTTCCGCCTTCGCCATCGTCATTGCCATCCTCATCGGTTTGCCCTGCGGCATTTTGTCGGCCATAAGGCAATATTCACTTTTCGACACTCTGACCATGATTTTCGCCATGGTGGGGCTGTCCATGCCGGTTTTCTGGCTGGGCCTGCTTCTGATTCTGCTGTTTTCGGTTTACCTGCGCTGGCTGCCCTCCTCGGGGTTTGACACCTTCCGG of the Synergistaceae bacterium genome contains:
- a CDS encoding ABC transporter substrate-binding protein; translated protein: MKRSIFVIFGLLLAAAFLSGVTNLPAWGAEREKLTVADQYDPTTMDPIGHNDVPSSRACYQIYDTLIFLNQETGLAEPGLAKKWEFLSDTAYKFYLRRGVKFHNGEELKASDVRFSIMRATTDLGAKIRTYSQNVKDVEVLDDYTVVIHLKNVDYSFFPSLAHSWGSIVNQKAVEAAGDSYGLNPVGTGPFKFVSWQKSNRYVLERFDDYWGPKVKYKTLEVRSVPEPTSRTIELESGGVDISFPIVHNDIKRVQEHEKLTLLRTPLTSVAYLGFNMTKAPFTDVRVRRAIYAALDTAGMQAAVLRGVGTLPRSLVPAAIKYSIHKDVPVHEQNVEEAKKLLAEAGVKDLKLEIWTNERKERVDMATIIQAQLQEVGIQASIKVLEWGAYLNGLVEKKHDLFILGWVSTVPDPNFAVAGLLETGAGSNYTFTSDKKLDELLVRGRSLPDGPEREAIYKEMQLYINDLLPMIYLYGDEGIVGTQNYVRGFVPKTNEVHSFRETWFEDGESK
- a CDS encoding ABC transporter substrate-binding protein, which gives rise to MKAMKFVFALVLLLVVAAPAGAAAKDTLIVIDQYDATTMDPIKHNDVPSSRACGAVYDTLIFLDDEGNVTPGLAEKWETISPTELKFYLRKGVKFHNGEDMKAADVRFSLMRATTDEGANIRVYSQNLKDVKIIDDHTVVLELKEPDYYFFASLAHCWGSIVNEKALKAAGDSYGMNPVGTGPFKFVSWQKSNKYVMERFEDFWGPKPKFKTLEVRSVPEPTSRTIALETGDADIAYPIVHNDLKRVQENERLVLLRRPQNSTTYMGFNMTKPPFTDIRVRHAISAALDVVAIQAASYRGVGRVPTSLIPSAIKHSLNDKLPMHKQDVELAKKLLAEAGVKDLKLEIWSNERKERVDSATIVQAQLEEIGIKSEIRVLEWGAYLNGLMEKKHDLFFLGWVTSVPHPNGPVSGLLEAGSGSNYTFTNDPKINELLKKGRATPLDDAEKIYVELQEYINELTPMIYFHNDESIAGTQKNVKGFVPRATEIHSFREVYFE
- a CDS encoding amidohydrolase, which encodes MFSQCDSYYERIVAHRRYLHEHPEVSYKEFETQKYIISTLEEIGVPYKTFEGNCAVLAIVKGHAPGKTLAFRADIDALAITEENTFSYRSKNEGAMHACGHDGHTAVLLAFGELLNKNKDKFGGEVRLIFQHAEEVGPGGAVELIKAGVLDGVDIIYGAHTNVVVLDAGQAGYVEGPPYAAADKFELEFVGKGGPANRPHLTEDPILAASHAVVSLQSIVARNIDPLESAVVSVCVFNSGSLTNVFPTSAKLRGTIRTFDENIRQFIKKRVGEVAKASSDMHGTELRYTHLQGYPVLVNNADVVRQVKEKAQENGIEMVKMEKSLGAEDFAYYAQKVPAGYFFMGCKTENQMPEHSPKHDIDERGLLTGLKLFVSCLQCHCK
- a CDS encoding amidohydrolase — its product is MTTQYLRGATILTGTGERLENGLVVLEGAKIAEVSRASEVSPPAGAEVFDLRGAFVTPGLIDAHTHVGTCCEGFPADMDDTNDMVEPVVPQLRVLDAIYPDDTGFMDALAGGVTCVQTLPGSGNVIGGQGAIVKTKPDIVERMVVEAPSAMKAALGENPTRVYSEKGKLPNTRMGSAWLMRDAFVRARYYREKLKAAEAKGEPLERNLALEALLPVLDGKLTYRVHCHRSDDIQTAIRVAEEFGLRYTLEHCTEGHLIASWLAEKKAYAAVGPTLTARSKIELRNKTWDTPRLLEEAGVHFCIITDHPVVPIEHLSVCAALAVRGGLSPEAALAAVTIRAAEHLGIERRLGSLEKGKDADLAVWNGEPLDARSKVVKTFVNGALVYESR
- a CDS encoding nitroreductase family protein, whose protein sequence is MVSIDEKVCIGCGKCAADCVYMTLSLKNNRAVYSGECLHCGHCVAICPTKAVSIPEYDMDDVRELRDMDSTLSTSALFDAIRSRRSIRHYLDRKIRPETLETLIQAGRYTATAVNSQGCRFIVVQEGLASLKRMVWKDVESAVASGVEEAKPLQRLVKLRQEKGIDYLFRNAPAVLYIASNNVWDAGLAAQNMELIAGTQGLGVLYNGFLVRSTRLSPDAKKWLQLAEKPLAASMLVGYPSVEYLRTAPRKKADAIWL
- a CDS encoding ABC transporter substrate-binding protein, which translates into the protein MKCIVVFVILALLAVPAAAKDRLVVIEEYDPTTLDPIGHDDLPTSRACHEIYDTLIFVDDSSNVTPGLAEKWEYLSPTELKFYLRKGVKFHNGDEMKASDVRFSFLRATTEEGAKIRNYAQNVKDVKVLDDYTVVMELKDQDSYFFASLAHGWASVTSEKAVKAAGDSYGMHPVGTGPFKFVSWQKGHKYVLERFDDFWGPKPKYKYLEVRAVPEPTSRTIALETGEADLVYPIPPNDVKRVSENKDLVLIRYPSNTVIYMGFNMTKPPLTDIRVRHAISAAIDVVAIQAAVFRGIGSAPTTITPPGIRYSLNDKLLPHKQDVELAKKLLAEAGVKDLKLEIWSNENKQRVDCATIVQAQLEEIGIKSEIRVLEWGTYLNGLMEKKHDLFFLGTIAQVAHPNQPISNLLESTSGGGNYTFTRDAKIDELLHKGRATPIDEAGEIYVELQEYINELTPMIYFQVNEFIGGAQKNVKGFDPRATGFNSYRKVYFE
- a CDS encoding MFS transporter, with amino-acid sequence METNSCTAPETGKSNLAAPVKAMNFPVLTVISLSHFLNDATQSLLVPIYPLLMQQFSLTFTELGLISTTYQITGSLLQPLIGRFTDRHPMPRSLALGMCLTLSGILTISAAPAYAWLILGACIMGTGSSVFHPESSRVARMAAGARFGFAQSIFQVGGHAGQACGPLLAAAIIMPRGQYSLSWLSVLPLTAMVLLLWIGSWEAKEIHGAKARAAEVHANPVPRKTILRVFSILLLLIFSKYFYIASINNYLIFYLKQRFGISVEAAQVRLFLFMFAMSAGTLLGGPLGDRFGRRYVIWFSILGAAPFTLALPYLDLAWTTVMIFVIGFILSSAFAAIVVFAQELVPGHVGTVSGLFFGVSFGMAGIGAAVLGRTADVYGVEMVYHICAYLPLLGLLAVFLPNVKDVRPDAV